From Selenomonas ruminantium AC2024, a single genomic window includes:
- a CDS encoding MBL fold metallo-hydrolase has translation MKLTQIRNATNRLEYAGKTFLIDPWLMPKHQFSFIDVPGRPYHVPDEMKEHLPMPFYDLPMPMEEILAGVDYYLVTHIHPDHIDMSMDGTVGAHLDKNVPVICQNEADAAVFQKSGFRDVTVLSETGMLFGPAKLTKVPALHGTVNPCGDAMGVMFESAAEKTFYLAGDTVWYPAVADTLKRWQPEIVALNCCAAETVENGRLIMDAEDVHCVAKTTPNARLYLTHLDNVAHASLTRHTLKGRLAERNVTNYDMPKDGQSVMY, from the coding sequence ATGAAACTGACGCAAATCCGCAATGCCACCAACCGCCTTGAATATGCCGGCAAAACGTTCCTGATTGACCCGTGGCTGATGCCCAAGCATCAGTTTTCCTTCATCGATGTTCCCGGCAGACCTTATCATGTGCCGGATGAAATGAAGGAGCATTTGCCCATGCCCTTCTATGACCTGCCCATGCCGATGGAAGAAATCCTCGCTGGCGTCGATTATTATCTGGTAACGCATATCCATCCCGACCACATTGATATGTCCATGGATGGTACTGTGGGCGCACATTTAGACAAGAATGTGCCTGTAATCTGCCAAAATGAAGCAGATGCTGCTGTCTTCCAAAAATCCGGTTTCCGCGATGTGACCGTACTGTCCGAAACCGGCATGCTGTTTGGCCCGGCAAAGCTGACCAAGGTACCCGCCCTCCATGGCACGGTAAATCCCTGTGGTGATGCCATGGGCGTGATGTTTGAAAGCGCCGCTGAAAAAACCTTTTATCTGGCTGGGGATACGGTATGGTATCCCGCGGTAGCCGACACATTGAAACGCTGGCAGCCGGAAATCGTGGCACTCAACTGCTGTGCCGCCGAGACAGTGGAAAATGGACGCCTCATCATGGATGCTGAAGATGTCCACTGCGTTGCTAAAACTACACCTAACGCCAGACTGTATCTGACACATCTGGACAATGTGGCCCATGCCTCGCTCACCCGCCATACACTCAAAGGCAGGCTGGCCGAACGTAATGTGACCAATTATGATATGCCAAAGGACGGTCAGTCTGTAATGTATTAA
- a CDS encoding DUF3737 family protein translates to MEEYREQAFDEERALYGKNGVKLLNCRFDGPADGESALKESRDIKAEDCFFNLRYPFWHDESVQIKNSALTELCRAALWYSTDIHIADTKLHGIKALRECADVTIENSDVISPEFGWSVKNIRMKNTNVQSEYFMLRSEQLHFDHVTLQGKYSFQYIEDAEFTDCELNTKDAFWHAKNVTVRNSVIRGEYLAWYSENLTLENCTIIGTQPFCYCKGLKLKNCRMVDTDLAFEKSEVDAEVTTVVDSIKNPKSGTIKVAGVKDIIMDDSEAKGRIVITEESHCA, encoded by the coding sequence ATGGAAGAATATAGAGAACAAGCATTTGATGAAGAACGGGCACTGTATGGTAAGAACGGGGTGAAACTCCTTAATTGCCGCTTTGATGGCCCCGCAGACGGGGAAAGTGCGCTGAAAGAAAGCCGCGATATTAAGGCGGAGGATTGTTTTTTCAATCTGCGTTATCCCTTCTGGCATGATGAGTCTGTGCAGATAAAGAATTCCGCACTTACGGAGCTTTGCCGCGCGGCGTTATGGTATTCAACGGATATTCACATTGCCGATACGAAGCTGCATGGCATTAAGGCACTGCGGGAATGCGCCGATGTGACCATAGAAAACTCGGATGTGATTTCGCCGGAATTTGGCTGGTCGGTCAAAAATATCCGTATGAAGAATACCAACGTGCAAAGCGAATACTTTATGCTGCGCAGTGAACAACTGCATTTTGACCATGTCACATTGCAGGGGAAATATTCGTTTCAGTATATTGAGGACGCAGAATTTACCGACTGTGAGCTGAACACCAAAGACGCCTTTTGGCATGCCAAAAATGTGACGGTCCGCAACAGCGTGATTCGCGGCGAGTATCTGGCCTGGTATTCGGAAAATCTGACTTTAGAGAACTGCACCATCATTGGCACGCAGCCCTTCTGCTACTGCAAGGGGCTGAAACTTAAGAATTGCCGCATGGTGGATACGGATTTGGCCTTTGAAAAATCCGAGGTCGATGCAGAAGTTACGACCGTGGTGGATAGCATCAAGAATCCGAAATCCGGCACAATCAAGGTGGCAGGTGTTAAGGACATCATTATGGATGATTCGGAAGCTAAAGGCCGTATTGTTATTACTGAGGAAAGTCACTGTGCCTGA
- a CDS encoding LysR family transcriptional regulator, translating to MNQKQMEYFLEVYRQGNIQSAADKLYVSRQGVSKMLKSLEEELGQLLFIRNPHGLVPTDYANALLPHVQRLLAEYRSIASMSTLASQSKSVVTIYALDHIMAYLGAEFLWDFHQACPDIILSTVDTTDDAALKGVLEKQCNFAIVTGEADQNRFAAESLFFSRYCARLHRQHPLAGKEHIAYADLEGVRIVSKGRAYQCFRHNIDKYILLPGLQVDLVAETADEMLITDLILRYQAINLGYDYAAVLNPHPDIVVKPLGTGDDLGQNVYLVWDKTTVLTKASQKFRDFLLAWLPKNGKDKVIWSL from the coding sequence ATGAATCAGAAGCAAATGGAATATTTTCTCGAAGTATATCGGCAGGGCAATATACAAAGTGCCGCCGATAAGCTCTATGTGTCGCGGCAGGGCGTCAGCAAGATGCTCAAGTCTTTGGAGGAGGAACTGGGGCAACTGCTCTTTATCCGCAATCCGCATGGTCTTGTTCCAACTGACTATGCTAATGCACTTTTACCGCATGTGCAGCGGTTGCTGGCAGAATACCGGAGCATAGCAAGCATGAGCACATTGGCCTCCCAATCCAAAAGCGTGGTGACGATTTACGCACTGGACCATATTATGGCTTACTTGGGGGCAGAATTTCTTTGGGATTTTCACCAGGCATGCCCGGATATTATTCTCAGCACCGTGGATACGACAGATGATGCAGCCTTGAAGGGCGTATTGGAAAAGCAATGCAACTTTGCCATCGTCACAGGAGAAGCTGACCAAAATCGTTTTGCAGCGGAATCCCTGTTCTTTTCCCGGTACTGCGCGCGGCTGCATCGCCAGCATCCGCTGGCCGGTAAAGAACACATTGCCTATGCAGATTTGGAAGGTGTGCGCATCGTCAGCAAGGGGCGGGCTTATCAATGCTTTCGGCATAATATCGATAAGTATATCCTGCTGCCGGGTTTGCAGGTAGACCTGGTCGCTGAAACGGCTGACGAAATGCTTATCACCGACCTGATTCTCCGATATCAGGCGATAAATCTGGGCTACGACTACGCTGCTGTACTGAATCCCCATCCGGATATCGTGGTAAAACCATTAGGTACGGGCGATGACCTGGGGCAGAATGTATATCTTGTCTGGGACAAGACCACAGTCCTGACCAAGGCAAGCCAAAAATTTCGTGATTTTCTGCTCGCTTGGCTGCCTAAAAATGGTAAAGACAAAGTTATCTGGTCACTTTGA
- a CDS encoding pyridoxamine 5'-phosphate oxidase family protein, producing MFRKMRRFKQQLAEEECREVLRETKRGVLSMLGDDGYPYGIPMNHWYCEEDGILYFHSAKEGHRMDAIRAYDKVSYCAHDEGWQKPGEWALNIRSVVVFGRMQLVTDEEKICQICSSLVRKFTDDEAYLEQELKHALPRVQCLALLPKHMTGKLVNES from the coding sequence ATGTTTCGGAAGATGCGAAGATTCAAGCAGCAACTGGCAGAGGAAGAATGCAGGGAGGTGCTGAGAGAAACGAAAAGGGGCGTGCTGTCCATGCTGGGCGACGACGGCTATCCCTATGGCATCCCCATGAATCATTGGTACTGCGAGGAGGACGGTATCCTTTATTTCCATAGTGCCAAGGAAGGACACCGGATGGATGCCATACGGGCTTATGACAAGGTGAGCTATTGTGCGCATGATGAAGGCTGGCAAAAGCCCGGTGAATGGGCGCTCAATATCCGTAGTGTAGTTGTCTTTGGACGGATGCAGCTGGTGACGGATGAGGAAAAAATTTGCCAAATCTGTAGCTCGCTGGTGCGCAAATTTACTGATGACGAAGCGTACTTGGAACAGGAATTGAAACACGCCTTGCCCCGCGTACAATGTCTGGCGTTACTTCCCAAGCATATGACTGGGAAATTGGTCAATGAATCGTAG